One region of Mus musculus strain C57BL/6J chromosome 15, GRCm38.p6 C57BL/6J genomic DNA includes:
- the Rtl6 gene encoding retrotransposon Gag-like protein 6: MVQPRTSKTESPASAPGASAQMDDVVDTLTSLRLTNSALRREASTLRAEKANLTNMLESVMAELTLLRTRARIPGALQITPPISAITSNGTRPMTTPPTSLPEPFSGDPGQLAGFLMQMDRFMIFQASRFPGEAERVAFLVSRLTGEAEKWAIPHMQPDSPLRNNYQGFLAELRRTYKSPLRHSRRAQIRKTSASNRAVRERERERQMLCRQLAAAGTGSCPVHPASNGTNPAPALPSRGRNL, translated from the coding sequence ATGGTCCAACCTCGGACCTCCAAAACTGAAAGCCCAGCCTCTGCCCCTGGTGCCAGCGCTCAGATGGATGACGTAGTTGACACCCTGACCTCTCTGCGCCTCACCAACTCCGCGCTGAGGCGCGAGGCCTCCACACTGAGGGCGGAGAAGGCCAACCTCACCAACATGCTGGAGAGTGTGATGGCCGAACTAACTCTGCTGCGCACCCGAGCGCGCATCCCTGGCGCTCTACAGATTACTCCACCTATCTCTGCCATCACCTCCAATGGGACCCGACCCATGACCACGCCACCCACCTCACTGCCTGAACCCTTCTCAGGAGACCCTGGACAGTTGGCAGGGTTCCTGATGCAGATGGACAGGTTCATGATTTTTCAAGCCTCCCGCTTCCCCGGTGAAGCCGAGAGAGTGGCCTTCCTGGTATCCCGTCTGACTGGGGAGGCGGAGAAGTGGGCCATCCCCCACATGCAACCAGACAGCCCTTTGCGAAACAATTACCAGGGGTTTCTGGCTGAGCTCCGCAGAACCTACAAGTCCCCGCTGAGGCACTCAAGGCGAGCACAAATCCGGAAGACATCCGCGTCCAATAGGGCTGTGCGGGAGCGAGAGCGGGAGCGCCAGATGTTGTGTCGCCAACTGGCCGCAGCTGGCACAGGATCCTGCCCGGTGCATCCAGCCTCCAACGGGACCAATCCCGCACCAGCCTTGCCCTCTCGTGGCCGGAACCTTTAA